A single genomic interval of Pyrus communis chromosome 7, drPyrComm1.1, whole genome shotgun sequence harbors:
- the LOC137740194 gene encoding uncharacterized protein, whose amino-acid sequence MTAADATTSSSPSTAAAIPSNLALLAALLACALAQFLKLFTTWYKEKRWDSKKMLDSGGMPSSHSATVTALTVAVGLKDGTGGPAFAIAFVLACIVMYDASGVRLHAGRQAELLNQIVCELPPEHPLSSVRPLRDSLGHTPLQVAAGAVLGCIVAYLMSNTK is encoded by the exons ATGACGGCTGCGGATGCGACGACGTCGTCTTCGCCGTCGACGGCGGCGGCGATCCCATCGAACCTCGCTCTCCTCGCTGCGCTCCTAGCATGCGCTCTCGCTCAGTTCCTCAAGCTCTTCACCACCTG GTACAAAGAAAAGAGATGGGACTCGAAGAAAATGCTCGATTCCGGCGGGATGCCGTCGTCACATTCCGCCACGGTGACGGCTCTGACCGTCGCCGTTGGCCTTAAAGACGGCACCGGAGGACCTGCCTTCGCCATTGCCTTTGTCTTAGCTTGCATT GTTATGTATGATGCCTCAGGTGTGAGACTTCATGCTGGTCGGCAAGCCGAG TTGCTGAACCAAATTGTGTGTGAGCTTCCTCCAGAGCATCCTTTGTCCAGCGTTAGACCTCTGCGCGATTCACTTGGACATACTCCGCTACAG GTTGCTGCAGGTGCTGTGTTGGGATGCATAGTAGCTTACCTAATGAGTAACACCAAATAA